One Mercenaria mercenaria strain notata chromosome 12, MADL_Memer_1, whole genome shotgun sequence DNA segment encodes these proteins:
- the LOC123533831 gene encoding selenoprotein M-like, whose translation MAAFRVLTLLLLTTFVISDEVKDQKVAKAVIESCSGURLNRLPEVKKFIYEDIPLFHDATFKPKGGAPPVLQLMNKDNQILEEIELDRKSRQECNDLLLQLGFLKKANEDEEVDEDKQSTLFYKTTKELEKTADETEKKVEL comes from the exons ATGGCGGCTTTCCGGGTGCTGACGTTGCTCTTACTAACAACTTTCGTAATTTCAGATGAAGTAAAGGACCAAAAGGTGGCTAAGGCagttattgag agcTGCTCAGGATGACGATTGAATCGTTTACCAGAGGTTAAGAAGTTCATTTATGAGGACATCCCTCTGTT TCACGATGCTACATTTAAGCCAAAGGGTGGAGCTCCTCCTGTCCTTCAGCTTATGAATAAAGATAACCAGATTTTAGAG gaaattgaGTTAGATAGGAAATCTAGGCAAGAATGCAATGATCTCCTTCTCCAACTCGGTTTCTTAAAGAAGGCGAATGAGGATGAGGAAGTTGATGAGGACAAACAAAGTACTCttttttataaaactacaaaagAACTGGAAAAGACAGCAGATGAAACAGAGAAGAAAGTAGAATTATAA